A stretch of DNA from Phycisphaerae bacterium:
GAAAATGGTCTTTCTCCAAGGAGCGACTATGAACGCGAAACGATGCACGGTCAGTGTGGTCCTTATGGGGTTGGCGGTCTGGATGACCGGTTGCAGCAACAGTCTCGTGGGTTCGTGGGAGAATACGTCGAAACCGGAAGGGCAGGCCTTCTATCTGCACAACGCCACGTTCAAGGATGACGGAACGTATACGGCTTCCGCCAAACAGGGTGAGGAAAACGTTCGATTGGCCGGGACGTATGAATTTGACGGCTTTAACCTGAAGCTCAAGACGCCGGGCAAGCCCGAGCGAAAGTACGGCGCAACGTACCTGATGGCCGGTCCGAAACTCGAGCTTAAACAGGACGGCAACAAGCAAACGCTGAAGAAGAAATAGGCGAATCGAGACGGCCGTATCGTTGGGGGGATACAGGCGGTACGGCGGCGATCGCGTTTTTCGCGCAGCGACCTTAATCCGCTTCTTCCTCGTCTTCCTCAGGTTCAATGCTGCGGACCCGGCGCTCGTTGGCCCCTTCACAGTTTAGGCAGCGCCGGGCGAAGGGGAGCACTTCCAGCCGTTTTCGTGGAATCGGCCTGCCGCAATCCAGACAGAGCCCATAGGATTCGTTATCGATCCGTGCAATCGCTGCCTCGATGTCGTCGAGCTGCGCCGCCTCGATGGCGATCAGACCCACGGACAATTCGTCTTCGAATCCCTCGGAAGCCCGATCGCTGACATCCGGCAAGTCGCCGGATTTCTCCGCCATCTGCGCCTGCGTCGATTGCACGACGGAGAGGAGCTGCTGCCGCTGGCGGGCCAGGGCCTCGCGAATGGCGCTCTGCCATTCAGCATCGACCACCGGCTTCATGGGCTTACCCGGCGTCGGCATCTCTTCCGGGGGTTCCACACGATCCACGAACCGAGAGCCCCCCGGTGCGCCACCCCCCACGGGGATATGGGTGCGCGGCCTCACCTTTGGCCTTGCCTCGGGCTTCGCCGGCGGGCGAGACTTGGCGGCGGGGGCTTTCGCCGCTGATTTGGGCCTGGCCTCGGCCGACTTGGACGCCGTCTTCTTGGTTGCCGTCTTTCGTGGTGCTGCCATGTCCTGTTCCAAAACTTTGTTGTTATAGACCGCCCGCGATCAAACTTCCGCCGCGCCGAATTTTCCTCAATTTCGGGGCTGGGCCGGTTCGGGTTCGGTGGCGCTTCGGTCCGAGCCCTCCGGTTGATGCCCGAAAGGCCGTCTGCCCACGCGCCGAGCCATAGCCCTATCGGCGGACGACAACCATGTTATCCGCTTTAAACCCGGGGGCTCCATCATCGCTTTTTGGATGGTCCCAGGATGGCATCCTTGGCCGCCTTGGCGACGCGGAATTTCACCACTTTCTTCGCCGGAATTTTGATCGCCTCTCCCGTTGCGGGGTTTCGTCCCATCCGCGCCTTTCGGTTGACCAGTACCAGTTTGCCGATTCCCGGCAGCGTGAAGCTGTTTTTCGCCTCGCGATACGCGACGTTCACCAGATTGTCCATGAACTGAACGACCTGCGCCCGGGTCAGCTCGTTCTTTTCCGCCAGGTGTCGAATCAATGCCGACTTGCTCATTGAAGTAGCCATTGCATCTCCTTGGAAAAGGCCTTCGATCCCGCCTCGCACTCGGGGGCGAATTTGGGATAGACAAGTTAGCGATGCCCTGCCCCGGAATCAATCCCTATTTTCCCCGGATTTTCGCGATTTTTACGTATTCTTACGGGCAGCGCTCGCCGCTTGAGGCAATGGAGCCGGTTTCGGGGTGTCCCTTGGCGGGAACTGGGCGGCAGGGGCGCGAAGGCGGACGGTCATGCGCCCGGCCGACGGTCCGGGCCGCAGCCCTCGTAATCTCCTCCGCTCTCGGTAAAAATAAAAAGAGGATCCGAGCTCGCCGTTACTCGGATCCTCCAAGCCAGGCTGTCCCGCCTAACAGCGGAAGACCCACAGCCTCGCGATGTATATCGGCACCGTCAGGGTCGGCCTTGAAACGTCTGAGAATGTCGGCGGCGCTGCACGATGTTGCGCCCCGACGCGCAACTCTTGCGGG
This window harbors:
- a CDS encoding HU family DNA-binding protein yields the protein MATSMSKSALIRHLAEKNELTRAQVVQFMDNLVNVAYREAKNSFTLPGIGKLVLVNRKARMGRNPATGEAIKIPAKKVVKFRVAKAAKDAILGPSKKR
- a CDS encoding TraR/DksA family transcriptional regulator; the protein is MDRVEPPEEMPTPGKPMKPVVDAEWQSAIREALARQRQQLLSVVQSTQAQMAEKSGDLPDVSDRASEGFEDELSVGLIAIEAAQLDDIEAAIARIDNESYGLCLDCGRPIPRKRLEVLPFARRCLNCEGANERRVRSIEPEEDEEEAD